A single region of the Cynocephalus volans isolate mCynVol1 chromosome 12, mCynVol1.pri, whole genome shotgun sequence genome encodes:
- the LOC134360819 gene encoding transmembrane protein 198-like isoform X3: MFLSGLLSGALVIFLLCHKERVLETQLSLEVSAGIALGIGLLCGLVTMLVRSVGLFLTGLLLGLTLGAGALLGTEPIYQPPSAWVPAGGLVGLALLGALLTLRWPRPFTVLGTALLGAAVLVACADYFLERLALGSRLGQRLQALPVLPPLCWYSWVLLGTWPALGALGALAQWKLMAEEHGSHANAVVLSHQRRHLQLLRIRQQEAKWHRTPSGVGLCEGSYRRQPPSNTRQPPSNTRSPADSLAPSYLQSLREHQLGPGTQATTPHTILDLDSDYGSTVPLTIPSGSIQS; the protein is encoded by the exons ATGTTTCTCTCGGGCCTGCTGTCAGGAGCTCTGGTGATCTTCCTTCTGTGCCACAAGGAACGGGTGCTGGAGACACAGCTGAGCCTGGAGGTGAGCGCAGGCATTGCGCTGGGGATCGGACTCCTCTGCGGCCTGGTCACCATGCTGGTTCGCAGTGTTGGGCTCTTCCTGACTGGTCTTCTGCTAGGCCTGACCCTAGGTGCCGGGGCCCTGCTGGGCACCGAGCCCATCTACCAACCACCTTCAGCCTGGGTGCCAGCTGGGGGGCTGGTGGGGCTGGCACTGCTGGGAGCCCTGCTCACGCTTCGGTGGCCACGTCCATTCACAGTTCTAGGCACAGCTCTACTTGGTGCTGCAGTGCTGGTGGCCTGTGCTGACTACTTCCTGGAGAGGCTGGCACTGGGTAGTCGGCTGGGCCAACGCCTGCAGGCACTTCCAGTCTTGCCTCCTCTCTGCTGGTATAGCTGGGTCTTACTGGGGACCTGGCCTGCTTTGGGGGCCCTTGGGGCCCTGGCCCAATGGAAGCTCATGGCTGAGGAACATGGAAGCCACGCCAATG CAGTGGTCTTGAGTCACCAGCGAAGGCATCTCCAACTCCTTCGGATCCGTCAGCAAGAGGCCAAGTGGCACCGGACCCCCTCTGGGGTGGGGCTTTGTGAGGGCAGCTATCGACGCCAGCCCCCCTCCAACACTCGCCAGCCCCCCTCCAACACTCGGAGCCCTGCGGACAGTCTGGCTCCa AGTTATCTCCAGAGTCTTCGAGAGCACCAACTGGGACCAGGCACCCAGGCTACAACCCCCCACACCATCTTGGACCTGGATTCTGACTATGGTTCCACTGTACCCCTCACCATACCCTCTGGTTCCATCCAGTCCTAA
- the LOC134360819 gene encoding transmembrane protein 198-like isoform X2 codes for MEETLLPLTMTSDPRPFNQQLPEPPNARCVLEPQDNPKLAPALVCALCCCFGIIYCCFGYRCFKAVMFLSGLLSGALVIFLLCHKERVLETQLSLEVSAGIALGIGLLCGLVTMLVRSVGLFLTGLLLGLTLGAGALLGTEPIYQPPSAWVPAGGLVGLALLGALLTLRWPRPFTVLGTALLGAAVLVACADYFLERLALGSRLGQRLQALPVLPPLCWYSWVLLGTWPALGALGALAQWKLMAEEHGSHANVVLSHQRRHLQLLRIRQQEAKWHRTPSGVGLCEGSYRRQPPSNTRQPPSNTRSPADSLAPSYLQSLREHQLGPGTQATTPHTILDLDSDYGSTVPLTIPSGSIQS; via the exons ATGGAGGAAACCTTGCTGCCCCTGACTATGACATCTGACCCCAGGCCCTTTAATCAACAACTCCCAGAGCCTCCAAACGCAAGATGTGTTTTGGAACCCCAGGACAATCCTAAACTGGCACCCGCCCTGGTGTGTGCCCTTTGCTGCTGCTTTGGAATCATCTACTGCTGCTTTG GCTACCGCTGCTTCAAGGCAGTGATGTTTCTCTCGGGCCTGCTGTCAGGAGCTCTGGTGATCTTCCTTCTGTGCCACAAGGAACGGGTGCTGGAGACACAGCTGAGCCTGGAGGTGAGCGCAGGCATTGCGCTGGGGATCGGACTCCTCTGCGGCCTGGTCACCATGCTGGTTCGCAGTGTTGGGCTCTTCCTGACTGGTCTTCTGCTAGGCCTGACCCTAGGTGCCGGGGCCCTGCTGGGCACCGAGCCCATCTACCAACCACCTTCAGCCTGGGTGCCAGCTGGGGGGCTGGTGGGGCTGGCACTGCTGGGAGCCCTGCTCACGCTTCGGTGGCCACGTCCATTCACAGTTCTAGGCACAGCTCTACTTGGTGCTGCAGTGCTGGTGGCCTGTGCTGACTACTTCCTGGAGAGGCTGGCACTGGGTAGTCGGCTGGGCCAACGCCTGCAGGCACTTCCAGTCTTGCCTCCTCTCTGCTGGTATAGCTGGGTCTTACTGGGGACCTGGCCTGCTTTGGGGGCCCTTGGGGCCCTGGCCCAATGGAAGCTCATGGCTGAGGAACATGGAAGCCACGCCAATG TGGTCTTGAGTCACCAGCGAAGGCATCTCCAACTCCTTCGGATCCGTCAGCAAGAGGCCAAGTGGCACCGGACCCCCTCTGGGGTGGGGCTTTGTGAGGGCAGCTATCGACGCCAGCCCCCCTCCAACACTCGCCAGCCCCCCTCCAACACTCGGAGCCCTGCGGACAGTCTGGCTCCa AGTTATCTCCAGAGTCTTCGAGAGCACCAACTGGGACCAGGCACCCAGGCTACAACCCCCCACACCATCTTGGACCTGGATTCTGACTATGGTTCCACTGTACCCCTCACCATACCCTCTGGTTCCATCCAGTCCTAA
- the LOC134360819 gene encoding transmembrane protein 198-like isoform X1, producing MEETLLPLTMTSDPRPFNQQLPEPPNARCVLEPQDNPKLAPALVCALCCCFGIIYCCFGYRCFKAVMFLSGLLSGALVIFLLCHKERVLETQLSLEVSAGIALGIGLLCGLVTMLVRSVGLFLTGLLLGLTLGAGALLGTEPIYQPPSAWVPAGGLVGLALLGALLTLRWPRPFTVLGTALLGAAVLVACADYFLERLALGSRLGQRLQALPVLPPLCWYSWVLLGTWPALGALGALAQWKLMAEEHGSHANAVVLSHQRRHLQLLRIRQQEAKWHRTPSGVGLCEGSYRRQPPSNTRQPPSNTRSPADSLAPSYLQSLREHQLGPGTQATTPHTILDLDSDYGSTVPLTIPSGSIQS from the exons ATGGAGGAAACCTTGCTGCCCCTGACTATGACATCTGACCCCAGGCCCTTTAATCAACAACTCCCAGAGCCTCCAAACGCAAGATGTGTTTTGGAACCCCAGGACAATCCTAAACTGGCACCCGCCCTGGTGTGTGCCCTTTGCTGCTGCTTTGGAATCATCTACTGCTGCTTTG GCTACCGCTGCTTCAAGGCAGTGATGTTTCTCTCGGGCCTGCTGTCAGGAGCTCTGGTGATCTTCCTTCTGTGCCACAAGGAACGGGTGCTGGAGACACAGCTGAGCCTGGAGGTGAGCGCAGGCATTGCGCTGGGGATCGGACTCCTCTGCGGCCTGGTCACCATGCTGGTTCGCAGTGTTGGGCTCTTCCTGACTGGTCTTCTGCTAGGCCTGACCCTAGGTGCCGGGGCCCTGCTGGGCACCGAGCCCATCTACCAACCACCTTCAGCCTGGGTGCCAGCTGGGGGGCTGGTGGGGCTGGCACTGCTGGGAGCCCTGCTCACGCTTCGGTGGCCACGTCCATTCACAGTTCTAGGCACAGCTCTACTTGGTGCTGCAGTGCTGGTGGCCTGTGCTGACTACTTCCTGGAGAGGCTGGCACTGGGTAGTCGGCTGGGCCAACGCCTGCAGGCACTTCCAGTCTTGCCTCCTCTCTGCTGGTATAGCTGGGTCTTACTGGGGACCTGGCCTGCTTTGGGGGCCCTTGGGGCCCTGGCCCAATGGAAGCTCATGGCTGAGGAACATGGAAGCCACGCCAATG CAGTGGTCTTGAGTCACCAGCGAAGGCATCTCCAACTCCTTCGGATCCGTCAGCAAGAGGCCAAGTGGCACCGGACCCCCTCTGGGGTGGGGCTTTGTGAGGGCAGCTATCGACGCCAGCCCCCCTCCAACACTCGCCAGCCCCCCTCCAACACTCGGAGCCCTGCGGACAGTCTGGCTCCa AGTTATCTCCAGAGTCTTCGAGAGCACCAACTGGGACCAGGCACCCAGGCTACAACCCCCCACACCATCTTGGACCTGGATTCTGACTATGGTTCCACTGTACCCCTCACCATACCCTCTGGTTCCATCCAGTCCTAA